From the genome of Bacillota bacterium, one region includes:
- the hisF gene encoding imidazole glycerol phosphate synthase subunit HisF: MKAKRIIPCLDVAEGRVVKGTKFLNLQDAGDPIALARFYDRANADELVVLDITASQEGRKTLLEVVQGIAEVVTLPFTVGGGIASLEDMERILSAGADKVSLGSAAVKNPELVRAGSERFGRQRVVVAVDAKRVADGSPQWEVYIHGGRKATGLDVVEWVQRMEDLGAGEILLTSMDADGTKDGYDNELYRTVTQRLGIPVIASGGAGTLEHLRDALLLGGADAVLAASIFHFGTYTIQEAKEFLAAAGIPVRLEPRV; the protein is encoded by the coding sequence ATGAAAGCTAAGCGCATTATCCCCTGCCTCGATGTTGCCGAGGGGCGGGTAGTCAAGGGAACGAAGTTCTTAAACTTGCAGGACGCTGGAGATCCCATCGCATTGGCGAGGTTTTACGATCGGGCCAATGCCGATGAACTGGTGGTCCTGGATATTACCGCATCCCAGGAGGGGCGGAAGACTTTACTTGAGGTGGTGCAGGGTATTGCGGAAGTGGTAACCTTACCCTTCACCGTGGGCGGAGGCATAGCCTCTCTGGAGGACATGGAGCGAATTCTCTCAGCAGGGGCCGATAAGGTTTCCCTGGGTTCAGCGGCGGTGAAGAATCCAGAGTTGGTTCGTGCCGGCAGTGAGCGATTTGGCAGGCAGCGGGTGGTGGTTGCTGTGGACGCTAAGCGAGTTGCCGATGGTTCGCCCCAATGGGAAGTGTATATTCATGGAGGCCGCAAAGCTACGGGACTGGATGTCGTGGAGTGGGTGCAGCGGATGGAGGACCTGGGGGCAGGGGAGATTCTCCTGACCAGTATGGATGCCGATGGGACAAAGGACGGCTATGACAATGAGCTCTACCGGACTGTAACCCAAAGGCTTGGCATCCCTGTGATTGCCTCCGGTGGAGCGGGAACCTTGGAGCACCTGCGGGATGCCCTTCTCCTGGGTGGAGCCGATGCGGTGCTGGCGGCATCGATTTTCCATTTTGGCACCTATACCATCCAAGAGGCTAAGGAATTTCTGGCAGCCGCGGGTATCCCGGTGCGGTTAGAACCAAGGGTTTAG
- a CDS encoding DUF421 domain-containing protein, with the protein MAQRILRTLIFYVAMLVIVRIMGKREMDSLSPFDLVVAIMVGEMATIAVENLDIPVSGILIPMFSLAVAELLVSFVLLKSDRLRSVIDGSPTLLVKSGVILEKNMVAIRYNLTDLLAQLRLAGYPNVEDVEVAILETNGKLSVFPRSKETSPLPRDLELPQRFQGLLVPLVRDGRVISRNLAEAGLSEAWLEERLKEHGLDGPKDAFLATIDGDGRFFVQKRVNRSGDVPS; encoded by the coding sequence TTGGCTCAACGAATTCTTCGCACCCTGATCTTCTACGTGGCTATGCTGGTGATTGTTCGGATCATGGGAAAACGAGAGATGGATTCCCTCTCTCCCTTTGACTTAGTGGTGGCGATCATGGTTGGTGAGATGGCCACCATTGCCGTTGAGAACCTGGATATCCCGGTATCGGGGATTCTGATCCCCATGTTTTCCTTAGCGGTAGCCGAGCTCTTGGTTTCCTTCGTCCTGCTGAAGAGTGATCGGTTACGAAGCGTAATCGACGGCTCACCAACTTTACTGGTAAAAAGCGGAGTGATTCTGGAGAAAAACATGGTTGCGATCCGCTACAACCTGACGGATTTGCTGGCTCAGCTGCGGCTGGCAGGGTATCCCAATGTGGAGGATGTGGAGGTTGCTATTCTAGAAACCAATGGCAAGCTCAGTGTTTTCCCCCGCTCCAAGGAGACCAGCCCCCTGCCCAGAGATCTGGAACTGCCCCAACGTTTCCAAGGTCTCTTGGTTCCCTTGGTGAGGGATGGGAGAGTGATCTCGAGAAACTTGGCGGAGGCGGGCCTGAGTGAGGCTTGGTTAGAGGAGAGGCTCAAAGAGCATGGTTTGGACGGCCCTAAGGATGCCTTCCTTGCCACCATCGACGGTGATGGCAGGTTCTTTGTGCAAAAGAGGGTCAATCGCAGCGGCGACGTGCCTTCTTAG
- a CDS encoding sugar phosphate isomerase/epimerase, which produces MKIGVLTVLYQNLPFAEALDKIKSFGIDTVEIGCGGFPGKAHCNPEELLADEAKLNEWKKQLDDRGMSISCLSVHGNAVHPQKEIAEQFHKDWRNAVLLAEKLGVEIITTFSGCPGDSPGSKYPNWVTCPWPGDFLEILDYQWNEVLIPYWKEEAKFAAEHGVKKIAFEMHPGFCVYSPETLMKLREAVGPMIGANFDPSHLIWQGIDPVRAIRYLGENNAIFHFHAKDTYIDPYNTALNGVLDVKPYTDMANRSWLFRSVGYGNGEKLWKDMVSALRLTGYDYVLSIEHEDALASIDEGFGKAVEMLKRAVLEETPAEAWWV; this is translated from the coding sequence TTGAAGATCGGAGTACTTACAGTTCTGTATCAGAACCTTCCCTTTGCCGAGGCTTTGGACAAGATCAAATCCTTTGGTATTGATACGGTGGAGATTGGCTGCGGTGGTTTTCCGGGCAAAGCACACTGCAATCCCGAGGAGCTGCTGGCCGATGAGGCAAAGCTGAACGAGTGGAAGAAGCAGCTTGACGACCGGGGCATGAGCATCAGCTGTCTGAGCGTTCATGGTAATGCCGTTCATCCCCAAAAGGAAATCGCCGAACAATTCCATAAGGACTGGCGTAATGCTGTGTTGTTAGCTGAGAAGCTTGGTGTTGAGATTATCACCACCTTCTCCGGTTGTCCTGGAGACTCTCCGGGCTCGAAGTATCCCAACTGGGTAACCTGTCCTTGGCCAGGAGACTTCCTCGAGATCCTCGACTATCAGTGGAATGAAGTGTTGATTCCCTACTGGAAGGAAGAGGCCAAGTTCGCGGCTGAGCACGGGGTTAAGAAGATTGCCTTTGAGATGCATCCCGGCTTCTGTGTCTACAGCCCTGAAACCTTGATGAAGCTCAGAGAGGCCGTTGGACCGATGATCGGTGCCAACTTCGACCCCAGCCACTTGATTTGGCAGGGTATCGATCCCGTCCGGGCTATTCGTTACTTGGGTGAGAACAACGCCATCTTCCACTTCCACGCTAAGGATACCTATATCGATCCTTACAACACCGCGTTGAACGGTGTCTTGGATGTCAAGCCCTACACCGATATGGCCAACCGGTCCTGGTTGTTCAGAAGTGTGGGTTACGGCAACGGTGAGAAGCTGTGGAAGGATATGGTCAGTGCCCTGCGCCTAACGGGTTATGACTATGTACTGAGCATCGAGCACGAGGACGCTCTCGCCTCCATCGACGAGGGCTTCGGCAAGGCCGTGGAGATGCTAAAGAGAGCTGTCTTGGAAGAGACTCCCGCGGAGGCTTGGTGGGTCTAG
- a CDS encoding sulfide/dihydroorotate dehydrogenase-like FAD/NAD-binding protein — MFEIVAKKQLSNQIWQLDIHAPLVAAKARPGQFVVVRAHDKGERIPLSISDFDSQAGHITLVVQAIGHSTTDLVSLEVGEKAADLLGPLGTPAEIDNFGTVVCVAGGVATAIIYPEARAFQQAGNKVITLLGARSADLFFYEDELRQCSDEVRYATEDGSRGKQGFVTELLQELIDAGEQIDRVVAIGPVPMMRAVCELTRPYQIKTVVSLNPIMVDGTGMCGACRVEVGGETRFCCTDGPEFDGHLVDFAALQNRSRQYQNLEEKIPHHHSNGGCAGQCQQ, encoded by the coding sequence TTGTTTGAGATTGTGGCTAAGAAGCAGTTATCTAATCAAATTTGGCAGCTGGATATTCATGCACCGCTGGTGGCAGCTAAGGCTAGACCGGGACAGTTCGTGGTGGTCCGAGCCCACGACAAAGGAGAGCGGATTCCCCTTAGTATCTCCGACTTCGACTCTCAAGCTGGTCACATCACCTTAGTTGTCCAAGCAATCGGACATAGTACCACGGATCTTGTTTCCCTTGAGGTGGGGGAAAAGGCAGCTGACCTGTTGGGGCCCCTCGGTACTCCTGCCGAGATCGACAACTTTGGTACAGTGGTTTGTGTCGCTGGAGGAGTAGCGACGGCCATTATTTATCCCGAGGCTCGGGCTTTTCAGCAAGCCGGGAACAAAGTGATCACGTTGTTGGGAGCCCGGAGTGCCGACCTGTTCTTTTACGAAGATGAGCTGCGGCAATGCAGTGACGAAGTGAGATACGCTACAGAAGACGGCAGCCGGGGAAAGCAGGGGTTTGTGACGGAACTCTTGCAAGAGCTGATCGATGCCGGAGAGCAAATTGACCGGGTGGTCGCCATCGGTCCAGTCCCGATGATGCGTGCCGTCTGTGAACTAACTAGGCCTTATCAGATTAAAACCGTTGTCAGTCTCAATCCCATCATGGTCGACGGTACCGGAATGTGTGGTGCCTGTCGGGTCGAGGTTGGGGGAGAGACTAGGTTCTGTTGTACCGATGGTCCAGAATTTGATGGACACCTAGTGGATTTTGCCGCCTTGCAGAATCGCTCTCGGCAATACCAAAACCTAGAGGAGAAAATTCCCCATCATCATTCCAATGGAGGGTGTGCAGGCCAATGTCAGCAGTAA
- the gltA gene encoding NADPH-dependent glutamate synthase, with amino-acid sequence MSAVRRALSAQTGRAIMPTQDPNQRIHNFAEVNLGLTAEQAQREAGRCLQCKNPLCVQGCPVNVDIPGFLHWGAQGQWEGALEVILETNLFPGICGRVCPQEHQCEGRCILGRKGEPIAIGSLERFAADSGAQDSFFLDKSTLAGETGDGEKVAVIGSGPASMAAAAELARLGYRVEMFEALHETGGVLSYGIPEFRLPKSIVAREFANLAELGVKVHTNVLFGRTLDLEDLWAQDFKAVFVGAGAGLPRFLGIEGENLNGVFSANEFLTRVNLMGAHQFPEYETPITMGKKVVVVGGGNTAMDAARTARRLGAKVTVVYRRSLEEMPARAEEVRHAQEEGIHFTIRSNPVKVLGRDGWVSGVCCQRMELGDAGPDGRRRVTAVPDSFFDLPADTFIVAIGQSPNPILRQGLPELKFTDRGVIAVDDNYATSIPGVFAAGDITTGGATVISAMGGGRGAAQSIHRYLQGK; translated from the coding sequence ATGTCAGCAGTAAGAAGAGCTTTGTCGGCACAAACAGGGAGAGCGATCATGCCAACGCAGGATCCCAATCAGCGAATTCATAACTTCGCTGAGGTTAATCTGGGGCTCACCGCTGAGCAAGCCCAAAGGGAAGCCGGACGCTGTCTTCAGTGCAAAAACCCTCTGTGTGTGCAGGGCTGCCCTGTAAATGTCGATATTCCAGGCTTCCTCCATTGGGGTGCTCAGGGTCAATGGGAAGGGGCCCTGGAGGTAATTTTGGAGACTAACCTGTTTCCCGGCATCTGTGGTCGGGTCTGTCCCCAGGAGCATCAATGTGAAGGCCGGTGTATCCTGGGGCGCAAAGGAGAACCCATTGCCATTGGGTCTCTAGAACGCTTTGCCGCAGACAGCGGTGCCCAGGACTCCTTCTTTCTGGATAAATCTACCCTTGCCGGGGAGACCGGTGATGGTGAGAAGGTCGCGGTGATTGGCTCTGGACCTGCCTCTATGGCAGCCGCCGCGGAGCTAGCCAGATTGGGTTATCGCGTTGAGATGTTTGAAGCTCTGCACGAGACCGGAGGGGTTTTGAGCTATGGAATTCCAGAATTCCGATTACCCAAGAGTATCGTTGCCCGGGAGTTTGCTAACCTAGCCGAGCTGGGAGTGAAGGTCCACACCAACGTTCTCTTTGGCCGAACCCTGGACCTGGAGGATCTGTGGGCCCAGGACTTCAAAGCGGTCTTTGTCGGTGCCGGTGCTGGGTTACCGCGCTTCCTGGGCATCGAAGGGGAGAACTTGAATGGGGTCTTCTCCGCGAATGAGTTCCTCACCAGGGTCAATCTCATGGGTGCCCACCAGTTTCCCGAGTATGAGACTCCCATAACCATGGGTAAGAAAGTTGTCGTGGTTGGTGGGGGCAACACCGCCATGGACGCAGCTCGCACAGCCCGTCGCTTGGGGGCCAAGGTAACCGTGGTTTACCGGCGCTCCCTGGAGGAGATGCCCGCTCGGGCGGAAGAGGTGCGCCATGCCCAGGAAGAAGGGATCCACTTCACCATCCGCAGCAATCCCGTCAAGGTTCTGGGAAGGGATGGTTGGGTTAGTGGTGTATGTTGTCAACGGATGGAGCTGGGCGATGCCGGGCCCGATGGTCGCCGTCGGGTAACAGCGGTTCCCGATAGTTTCTTCGATCTACCCGCGGACACTTTCATCGTCGCCATCGGCCAGAGCCCCAATCCCATCCTGCGCCAGGGCTTACCGGAGCTGAAATTTACCGACAGAGGCGTGATTGCAGTCGATGACAACTATGCCACCAGTATTCCCGGCGTCTTCGCAGCAGGGGACATCACCACCGGCGGGGCTACGGTAATTAGTGCCATGGGAGGCGGGCGGGGAGCAGCCCAAAGCATCCATCGGTATCTGCAGGGAAAATAA
- the folD gene encoding bifunctional methylenetetrahydrofolate dehydrogenase/methenyltetrahydrofolate cyclohydrolase FolD, which yields MARVIDGKALAAKVRQEIADEVAALKLRGIVPGLAVILVGDDPASEVYVRGKQRACEEVGIYSRILRLPATTSQEKLLSLIYELNTDPAIHGILVQLPVPEEIDPAVIQAAIAVEKDVDGFHPASIGRLWAGERSFVPCTPLGIMRMLEEYDVKLQGKKAVVVGRSNIVGKPMAALLLQQNATVTICHSRTENLADECRSADVLVVAIGRPKFIPGNWIKPGAVVIDVGINRVEGRLVGDVDYEGASAVAEMITPVPGGVGPMTIAMLLANTVQGARNLAG from the coding sequence ATGGCAAGGGTGATCGATGGCAAGGCATTGGCCGCCAAGGTGCGCCAAGAAATAGCCGATGAAGTGGCGGCACTGAAACTTCGGGGAATTGTACCGGGCTTGGCGGTGATTTTGGTGGGAGATGACCCTGCCTCCGAAGTTTATGTCAGAGGTAAGCAACGGGCTTGTGAGGAAGTTGGGATTTATTCTCGGATTCTGCGACTGCCGGCAACGACGTCCCAGGAGAAATTGCTGTCTCTCATCTACGAGCTCAACACCGATCCCGCTATCCATGGAATTTTAGTGCAGCTTCCCGTTCCCGAAGAAATCGATCCTGCGGTGATTCAGGCAGCAATAGCAGTGGAGAAGGATGTCGATGGATTTCATCCTGCCAGTATCGGGCGCCTCTGGGCCGGGGAGCGGTCCTTTGTTCCCTGCACTCCCTTGGGAATCATGCGGATGCTGGAGGAATACGACGTCAAGCTCCAAGGGAAGAAGGCAGTGGTTGTCGGCCGGAGCAATATCGTTGGTAAGCCAATGGCTGCCCTGCTGCTGCAGCAGAATGCCACGGTGACCATTTGTCATTCTCGGACCGAGAACCTGGCTGATGAATGCCGCTCTGCCGATGTTTTGGTAGTGGCCATCGGGCGTCCTAAGTTTATTCCAGGAAATTGGATCAAGCCCGGGGCCGTAGTCATCGATGTGGGGATTAATCGCGTGGAGGGTAGGTTGGTGGGGGATGTGGATTATGAGGGCGCCAGCGCCGTGGCCGAGATGATCACCCCCGTGCCCGGTGGAGTGGGTCCGATGACCATCGCCATGCTGTTGGCTAATACGGTACAAGGAGCAAGAAACCTAGCAGGCTAG
- a CDS encoding DUF4445 domain-containing protein, whose protein sequence is MAEVLFCWSETRGGQSGQEQRRLTGDGSQSLLNLALAGQVPIEANCGGRGRCGKCKVKVQGEVSPLDEVERQVLSEKELAHSTRLACRCYPRGDVTVSFVTTSELEILTDGVAEVVSLEPDVQAKAIYVDAPTLEQPTADWTRVARAVGVSEGSTSLPLEVLQELPAAVRSEGVLQAVSYGSQILDVRVTSEPIYGLAIDVGTTTVAVGLNNLWTGEEVAVAAAMNGQANYGADVISRIDYASDSTGLKRLQSAVLDTINTLISQVCREVGISPQRIYRGIIVGNTCMQHLILGVPPKYLAEAPYVPSFANTITYSAQEVGLEIFPSAPVSLLPSIAGFVGADTVGMIVVADLAGLPGSHLAIDIGTNGEIVLAKDGKLYACSTAAGPAFEGGQIQWGMRAAPGAVDRVDVVEGALQWRTIGNQRAVGICGSGLIDLMAALLQVGVVDDTGRLLTRDEFAGPPELRQRLVDSQYGPAFVVVPPEAAKGGDPVLFTHRDVRQVQLAKAAIQAGSQVLADHAGVELSQLTSVHLAGAFGNYIRPESAAAIGLLPPDSPGKVRSLGNAARMGARMALLSDRILHGCQTLSDGVEYIELSTSPDFQIAFMEAMMFPG, encoded by the coding sequence GTGGCAGAAGTACTCTTTTGTTGGTCAGAAACCAGAGGCGGCCAGTCGGGACAAGAGCAGCGACGGTTAACCGGCGACGGAAGCCAATCCTTGCTAAATCTTGCCCTGGCCGGTCAAGTGCCCATTGAGGCTAACTGTGGTGGTCGGGGACGATGCGGCAAGTGTAAGGTCAAGGTCCAGGGAGAGGTAAGTCCCCTAGACGAGGTTGAGAGGCAAGTATTGTCTGAGAAGGAGCTTGCCCATTCCACTCGTCTGGCTTGTCGCTGCTATCCCCGGGGAGATGTTACCGTTTCCTTCGTGACAACTTCAGAGCTGGAGATTCTCACCGATGGTGTGGCGGAGGTAGTGTCCCTGGAACCCGATGTGCAGGCCAAGGCCATTTACGTCGACGCCCCGACCTTGGAGCAGCCTACGGCGGACTGGACCCGGGTGGCCAGGGCAGTAGGTGTCAGTGAAGGGTCTACGAGCTTACCCCTTGAGGTTTTGCAGGAGCTGCCGGCAGCAGTGCGGTCTGAGGGGGTCTTGCAGGCCGTATCCTATGGCTCTCAGATCCTGGACGTTAGGGTCACGTCGGAGCCCATCTATGGACTGGCCATTGATGTGGGAACCACTACCGTCGCCGTTGGGTTAAACAATCTCTGGACGGGAGAGGAAGTGGCCGTTGCCGCCGCAATGAATGGGCAAGCCAATTACGGCGCCGATGTGATCTCTCGGATCGACTACGCCTCGGATTCCACAGGTCTGAAGCGACTGCAGTCAGCGGTCTTGGATACGATTAATACCCTGATCAGCCAGGTGTGCCGGGAGGTAGGTATTTCGCCGCAGCGGATTTACCGGGGGATTATCGTCGGTAACACCTGTATGCAGCATTTGATCCTGGGGGTTCCTCCTAAGTACCTGGCGGAAGCACCCTACGTGCCAAGCTTTGCAAACACCATAACCTACTCCGCTCAGGAGGTGGGATTAGAGATCTTCCCCAGTGCTCCCGTGTCCCTGCTTCCCTCCATCGCGGGCTTTGTCGGAGCTGATACCGTGGGGATGATTGTGGTCGCGGACTTAGCTGGCCTGCCGGGAAGTCACCTGGCCATCGATATCGGCACCAACGGTGAGATCGTTTTGGCCAAGGACGGGAAGCTGTACGCCTGTTCCACCGCCGCGGGTCCAGCCTTTGAAGGCGGGCAGATCCAGTGGGGAATGCGAGCCGCTCCCGGTGCTGTCGATCGGGTTGATGTGGTAGAGGGGGCGCTTCAGTGGCGCACCATTGGCAACCAACGGGCCGTGGGAATTTGCGGCTCCGGTCTCATCGATTTGATGGCGGCCTTACTTCAGGTAGGTGTAGTCGATGATACGGGAAGACTGTTGACCCGGGATGAGTTTGCTGGACCGCCGGAGTTGAGACAGCGTTTGGTGGACTCGCAGTATGGCCCGGCCTTTGTCGTCGTTCCGCCTGAGGCAGCCAAGGGTGGGGATCCGGTCCTGTTTACCCATAGGGATGTGCGCCAGGTACAGCTAGCCAAGGCAGCGATTCAAGCCGGCAGCCAGGTGCTGGCGGACCACGCTGGAGTGGAGTTGTCCCAGTTGACCAGTGTTCACCTGGCTGGGGCCTTTGGTAATTACATCCGCCCAGAAAGTGCTGCGGCCATTGGTCTTTTGCCCCCCGACTCCCCTGGAAAGGTTCGGTCCTTGGGCAATGCTGCCCGGATGGGGGCCAGGATGGCACTGCTGTCGGACAGGATCCTCCATGGCTGTCAAACCCTTAGCGATGGGGTAGAGTACATTGAGCTTTCGACTTCTCCGGATTTTCAGATAGCCTTTATGGAAGCGATGATGTTTCCCGGCTAG
- a CDS encoding cobalamin-binding protein, whose amino-acid sequence MSVLQEIADAVIAGNANKVKELTESALADEIAPGNIIKEGFVPGMAVIGERFKNNEIYVPEVLIAARAMKTGLGIVKPLLSEAESQDHLGTVVIGTVKGDLHDIGKNLVAMMLEGAGFEVIDLGVDVSPERFAAAVTEHNAQFLCLSALLTTTMVQMEDTIKELEAQNIRDRVKVLVGGAPVTDHFAEEIGADGYAPDSSTAVEVAKSFLN is encoded by the coding sequence ATGTCTGTGTTACAGGAAATAGCTGATGCTGTAATCGCGGGAAACGCGAACAAAGTCAAGGAACTGACGGAGTCCGCATTGGCTGATGAAATCGCGCCAGGAAATATCATCAAGGAAGGTTTCGTTCCCGGCATGGCAGTCATTGGTGAACGGTTCAAGAATAACGAAATCTATGTACCGGAAGTGTTGATCGCAGCTCGAGCTATGAAGACCGGATTAGGTATAGTTAAGCCGTTGCTATCGGAAGCTGAGTCCCAGGACCATCTCGGGACAGTGGTCATTGGTACTGTCAAGGGAGACTTACACGACATCGGTAAGAACCTAGTGGCAATGATGCTGGAAGGGGCCGGGTTTGAGGTCATCGACTTGGGCGTGGATGTCAGTCCTGAGCGGTTTGCCGCCGCGGTTACTGAGCACAATGCCCAGTTTCTGTGCCTGTCTGCCCTGCTGACCACCACCATGGTGCAGATGGAAGATACCATCAAGGAGCTGGAGGCTCAAAATATTCGTGACCGGGTAAAGGTGCTTGTCGGAGGAGCCCCGGTTACCGATCATTTTGCTGAGGAGATTGGGGCCGATGGATATGCCCCCGATTCCAGCACCGCGGTGGAGGTCGCCAAGAGTTTTCTGAATTAG
- a CDS encoding trypsin-like serine protease: MKGTFRTLLLIVVLAVVVGLGFTYMNDLDQPEPRRRESMEERSEPLERLRLSRGSSRGSERELSDATIQVVKAVGPAVVKITTREEQLIDDFLLGRFVQETEGIGSGVIFHESGLLLTNSHVVTNAKEIRVWLPGRPDPYVGRLVGDDPYTDLAVVKIEGKDLPTAPLGDSDKLQVGQTVIAIGNPYGFENSVTRGLVSALGRGLMIEPRSNLQLEGVIQTDASINPGNSGGPLLNLQGEVIGINTAIISEAQGIGFAIPINLAKAVAADLIEHGQVVRLGVLGGTITPAFAVAYRQQTGDDLPVDRGVFVTEIIPDSPAERIQLQPGDIITEISGKKVEDISALAQRIREAGFGARIQITVYRSGSRTPSRIQVTLR, translated from the coding sequence GTGAAGGGTACATTTAGGACTCTGTTGCTCATCGTGGTCCTTGCCGTGGTAGTTGGCTTAGGATTTACGTACATGAATGATCTCGATCAGCCCGAGCCACGCCGCCGGGAATCCATGGAAGAGCGGAGTGAGCCCCTGGAGCGATTGCGTCTGTCCCGTGGTTCCTCACGGGGCTCGGAAAGGGAGCTCAGTGATGCCACTATTCAAGTGGTAAAAGCCGTGGGACCGGCAGTGGTTAAGATCACCACCAGGGAGGAGCAGCTGATTGATGATTTCCTGTTGGGAAGATTCGTGCAGGAGACCGAGGGAATCGGTTCCGGGGTGATCTTCCACGAGTCGGGACTGCTCCTGACTAACAGTCACGTAGTTACTAACGCCAAGGAGATTCGAGTCTGGTTGCCCGGCAGGCCCGACCCCTATGTCGGTCGTCTCGTCGGTGACGATCCCTATACGGACTTGGCAGTAGTGAAGATTGAGGGAAAGGATTTACCCACTGCTCCGTTGGGAGATTCGGACAAGCTGCAGGTGGGGCAGACGGTAATTGCCATCGGCAATCCCTACGGCTTTGAAAACTCCGTTACCCGAGGCTTGGTCAGTGCCCTGGGACGGGGACTGATGATTGAACCTCGGTCCAATCTTCAGCTGGAGGGGGTAATCCAAACCGATGCTTCGATTAATCCGGGAAACAGTGGCGGCCCCCTGCTCAACTTGCAGGGTGAGGTAATTGGGATTAACACCGCGATTATCAGTGAGGCTCAGGGAATCGGGTTTGCCATCCCGATTAATCTTGCCAAGGCGGTGGCTGCGGACCTGATCGAGCATGGACAGGTGGTTCGCTTGGGAGTATTGGGGGGCACCATCACTCCGGCCTTCGCGGTGGCCTATCGGCAGCAAACCGGCGATGACCTTCCGGTGGATAGAGGCGTTTTTGTAACAGAGATTATCCCCGATTCTCCGGCAGAGAGGATCCAGCTGCAGCCCGGTGATATCATTACTGAGATCTCTGGTAAGAAGGTGGAAGATATCTCTGCCTTGGCGCAACGGATCAGAGAGGCAGGCTTTGGAGCCCGGATTCAGATCACTGTGTATCGCTCTGGAAGTCGGACCCCCAGCAGGATTCAGGTGACACTGCGCTGA
- the rlmH gene encoding 23S rRNA (pseudouridine(1915)-N(3))-methyltransferase RlmH, producing MYLKLVAVGKLREDYLRQGVEEYRKRLGACCRFEMIEVKDEPLRKKGDSPAQREQILRREAERVLKSVAANTYLVLLDLEGQMVTSEQLADRISDLGLRGKSDITFAIGGSLGVGSALKQRADWRLALSPMTFTHQLTRLILMEQLYRAFTIIRNEPYHL from the coding sequence ATGTATTTGAAACTTGTTGCGGTGGGAAAGCTTCGGGAGGATTACCTGAGGCAGGGTGTGGAGGAGTACCGCAAACGATTGGGTGCCTGTTGTCGTTTTGAAATGATTGAGGTGAAGGATGAACCCCTACGCAAGAAGGGGGATTCGCCGGCCCAAAGGGAGCAAATTTTGCGGAGGGAAGCGGAGCGAGTGCTCAAGTCCGTGGCGGCCAATACCTATCTGGTTTTGCTGGATCTTGAGGGACAGATGGTCACATCGGAGCAGTTGGCTGACCGGATTAGTGATTTAGGACTACGGGGAAAAAGCGATATCACCTTTGCTATCGGCGGTTCCCTGGGTGTAGGTTCCGCTTTGAAGCAGCGGGCCGATTGGCGGCTGGCCCTATCTCCCATGACCTTCACCCATCAGTTGACTCGGCTGATCTTGATGGAACAACTGTACCGTGCCTTCACTATTATCCGCAATGAACCCTATCATCTCTGA
- a CDS encoding GAF domain-containing protein, whose product MNQGAFYQELLTIYQALIAGEDNWLANMANLSAVLFDQMDEINWAGFYLWDGQELVLGPFQGKPACVRIPKGKGVCGTAVERAEPILVPDVHRFPGHIACDAASRSEVVIPFWHSERLIGVLDIDSPVLERFDQQDAEGLSRLLDALVAGSNWPDA is encoded by the coding sequence CTGAATCAAGGGGCCTTCTACCAAGAATTGTTAACGATATATCAGGCACTTATCGCCGGTGAAGACAATTGGTTAGCCAACATGGCTAACCTGTCGGCAGTCTTGTTTGATCAGATGGATGAAATTAACTGGGCAGGTTTCTATCTCTGGGATGGACAGGAATTGGTGCTTGGACCCTTTCAGGGCAAGCCGGCCTGTGTTCGCATCCCCAAGGGCAAAGGAGTCTGCGGTACCGCAGTGGAGAGGGCGGAGCCGATACTTGTGCCCGACGTTCATCGGTTTCCCGGGCATATCGCCTGTGATGCCGCTTCCCGCTCAGAAGTAGTGATTCCCTTTTGGCACTCAGAGCGGCTGATCGGCGTCTTGGATATCGACAGTCCAGTTCTGGAGAGGTTCGATCAACAGGATGCAGAGGGGTTGTCCCGGCTGTTGGATGCGCTAGTTGCCGGAAGCAACTGGCCCGATGCTTGA